In the Helianthus annuus cultivar XRQ/B chromosome 11, HanXRQr2.0-SUNRISE, whole genome shotgun sequence genome, one interval contains:
- the LOC110887223 gene encoding transcription factor EAT1, whose product MDQTPYDLFASEKHTRQQLNEKFHALRNLIPNPTKGTDLVSVLEDAIEYTYELKRTVKELAIILQRKESEIARMKKLKIEDGLTLDVKSISTMPNGGDDHDRQWYNGTLKYMCCFLIILMLFRIFIINIC is encoded by the exons ATGGACCAGACACCGTATGACCTATTTGCGTCCGAAAAACATACAAGACAACAATTGAATGAAAAATTTCATGCTTTGAGGAATTTGATCCCTAATCCCACTAAG GGTACTGATCTAGTATCAGTGCTAGAAGATGCGATTGAATACACATACGAGCTCAAACGAACAGTGAAAGAACTCGCAATTATATTGCAAAGGAAAGAAAGTGAAATAGCAAGGATGAAAAAACTTAAAATAGAAGACGGTTTGACATTAGATGTCAAGAGCATCAGCACCATGCCGAATGGTGGTGATGATCATGATCGGCAATGGTATAATGGAACACTAAAGTATATGTGTTGCTTCCTAATCATCCTCATGCTTTTTAGGATTTTTATCATAAATATATGTTGA